The genomic interval GGGAAGAACCGGGAGCTGCTGGGGGAGTCATACAAGGTTGTGACTGATTTTTTGAGGGAGCAAGGGGTGGGATACTATGGGAATTCGTAAGTCACCACGGATGAGCTAGTGAGGAGAAATGCTGAcgatgggatgggaaaagAAACGCGGGTATGTTTCTTTGGATAGATCTCAGACGGCACTTGgttgggaagaaggagggtggaCAACCGCCTGAGTTGAGGGTTGGGAAATTGAGCccgggggatttggagaaGTATCTGGAGAGGGAACAGCATATTTGGAAGGTTTTGGGTGAGAATAAGATCTTGTTGGCTATGGGCAGTGTGTTTGCGAGTGAGGAGCTGGGGTGGTTTAGGATGACGTTTAGTGCGTCGAGGCCGGcgttggaggttgggttggagaggttgaagaaggtgtTTGATGCGCTGAAGAGAAGTCAACTGTAAATACAGCGGAgggttggctgggttgggtcgCGTGTTGCGACGCGCCGCCGCGGGGTCAAATGCAATTAAGGGAGATAAGCGGGAACAAAAGTGGTTGAGCTTAATCTTATCTCCGACAATTGATTGCATCACCAATCCAACTGATCGTTCGTTCGTCCTCCACTTCAAGCAGAGCCGCAAAGCTCTGCAACAGCGCTCCCTATACTGCGGCTTCTttccgtcttcttctcttgttgTTTGCGAGCGATATTGATACCCAGATCCGAGATTGTTTCCGTCATAATGGCCTACATCGCCCCAATCCACCGGCCAAGCAGTGTCGACCATGCCCTGCTCGCCAATGTCTATTCAGAAGAGGAGCAGAGCTTGGTTCTCTCGTCAGGatcacccccttctttcGTTCTGTATACTACCAAACCAAGTTTACTAACAAACATCGGAATGCAGACGAACAAACCGAGTAGAAGTATGgcgcccctcccccgacggcctcctctcccaagcccacaccaccaacgtcAACGGCACCATCGCCATGCTCCAAAAACTCCGACCAAAAGATGCCGAAACAGACCTCTTATTTGTCGGAACCGACCGCTTCGAGTACTTCACCCTCTACTGGAACCGGGAAACGTCCCAAATGGAAACCACGAATGCGACCCGCGACCCTGGAGAGCACTTTATGCGCAACTCGCAGTCCCTCGACAGAGCGATTGTCGACCCGTCAGGACGGTTCATCGCCATGCACCTATGGGAAGGCGTCATGACGATCGCCCGCCTCGGCACCCGCAAGACAAACGCGGCGCAGCTGGACTGGATGGGACAGATCAGGCTGGCGGAACTGTTTATCAAGGCCTCGACTTTTTTGCATAACGAGACGGGACACCCGACGGTTGCTTTTCTTTACCAGACTAGCGCTAATGCGCAGGATTCGAAGCTGGCGACGTACCGCCTTACGTCTGACGACAGGAACACGGTGGCCAGCGAGTTCAACGCGCAGAAACACAGGATCATTGATATCACGATTGCGGATGCGGGGGCGAATATGTTGATTCCCgtgaggaaggtggaggaggaagtgaaGAGGCACAACTTTCGCAATACGGGATCGGCTAAGCCGCAtcttgggggggttgttgtggtgggggagacgAGACTGCTCTATATTGACGACGTGACAAAGGCGACGGTGGAATCGAAGCTTGACAAGGCGAGCATTTTTGTCAAGTGGGCCGAGTACAATGTTCAGACGTATTTCCTCGCGGATGACTACGGCTCGTTGCACTTGTTGACGATCAACACGGACGGggcggaggtgaaggggatggTCTTGACCAAGATTGGGGTCACGAGCAGGCCGAGCGAGCTGGTTTATCTGGGGAATGAGATGCTGTTTGTGGCGAGTCACCATGGGGATTCGCGACTGTTTCAGCTTGACTTGAGCGCGGATAAGCCGGCGGACAAACCTTTCCTGACGCTGATCCAGACGATATCGAATATTGGGCCGATTATGGACTTCGCGGTGATGGACATGGGGAAtagagggggggaggatagCCAGTTGGGGAATGAGTACTCTTCGGGGCAGGCGAGGATTGTTTGCGGGAGTGGGGTTTACAAGGATGGGTCATTGAGGAGTGTGAGGAGCGGCGTTGGGCTGGAGGatgtggggttgttgttggaggatcTTGGGCAGCatgtgaggggggtgttCTCGTTGAGGggggcggttggggaggggaagatggaCACGCTTGCTGTGAGCTTTTTGACCGAGACGAGGGTTTTCAGGTTTGACTCTGAGGgtggggtggaagaggtggggGACTTTATGGGTTTTGGGTTGGATTGCCAGAcgttgttggcgaggaatcttgggggtgggatgattTTGCAGGTTACGACgaggggggttgtgttgGTCGATGCTGAAAGTGGGGTTACGGTGGCGACGTGGGTGCCTCGGGATGagaacaccatcatcaatgcTTCTGCGGACGGGGagtggctgttgttgtcggtggaAGGGACGGGGCTGGTGTCGATCAGTACTGCTGGGAACGAGCTGcagttggtgaaggagaaggatatTAGCCAGCAGGATCAGGTTGCTTGCATACATGTTGCGCCGCAGTTACAAGGGATCGGtgtggttgggttttggaCGTCAGGGACGGTGTCGATTATTGACTTGAACACACTTGAGCCAATGCATGGGGAGTCACTACGGCAGAGCCAGGACGACGCGTCGATACctcgggaggtggtgcttgtTCAGGTGGCTTCGCCTAAGGTGTCAGGGCCAACGCTCTTCGTCGCCATGGAGGATGGCCATGTTGTCACGTTCAACATCTCGGCCGATTTTGAGTTTTCGGGGAAGAAACAGGTTATCCTTGGTACACGGCAAGCCAggcttcacctcctcccgcaaGACAACGACAGCATCTACAGCATCCTGGCCACGACGGAGCACCCAAGCTTGATCTACGGCGAAGAGAACAGGATAGTATACTCGGCTGTCACCGCAGAGGAGGCCATGTTCATTTGTCCTTTTGATACAGAGGCATTCCCCGATTCGATCATTGTGGCGACGGACACACAGATTAAGATCTCCAAGATCGACCGCACGAGACGAACACACGTTCGCGAGTTACCCATGGGCGAGATGGTTCGTAGGATCGCCTACTCGCCAAAGGAAAAGGTGTTTGGTCTGGGTTGTATCAAGCGGTCGTTGGTGGACGGGGATGAGGTTGTCCAGAGCTCGTTTAGGCTGGTGGATGAGGTTATTTTCCAGCCTGTCGGTAAGACTTTTCAACTTGAGAGGACAAATTACGTGGAGCTGGTTGAGGCGGTTGTCAGGGCTGAGCTTCCAGACTCGTATGGGAATCCTGCCGAACGGTTTATTGTCGGGACGAGCTTCTTGCCTGACCCGGATTATGCCATGACTGGTGAACACCGAGGGAGGATTTTGGTGTTTGGAATTGATGATAACAAGGACCCCTACTTAATCCTGAGCCACCTTACCAAGGGTGTGTGCAGGTGTCTGGAAGTCTTGGACGGGAATAAGATTgtggctgggctggccaAGACGGTGGCGATTGCGAGATATGACGAGACTTctacgacgacggcgacgttGACGAGGCTGGCTTCGTACAAGCCGTCGACGCATCCGATTCAGATTGCGGCGCAGGGGAATATTATTGGGGTGGCGGACGTGATGAAGAGTATGACGCTGGTTGAGTACATGCCTGGTGACAAGGAcaggctggtggaggtggccaGGCATTGGCAGTCGGCTGCGGGCACCGCGCTGTGtcatgttgatggggatgacTGGCTGGAGGCGGATGATCAGGGGAACctgatgatgttgaggaggaatgCGGAtgcagtggtgatggaggataGGAAGATTATGAGCGTGACGGCGGAGATGAatttgggggagatggtgaacAGGATCAGGGCGGTGAGGGTTGAGACGAGTAggggggcgatggtggtgccgaGGGCGTTTTTGGGGACGGTAAGTCGCTCGGTGGTGTCCAATATTGAGACGGTTATGCTAACAAGAGACAGGTCAATGGCGGGATTTACATGTTCGGCACCGTTGCGCCCGAGGCTCAGGACTTGCTATTACGATTCCAGGAAAAGCTGGCGAGGGTTGTACACACGGCGGGGGAGATCGACTTCAACTGCTACAGGGCATTTAGAAATGcagaaagggaggggagcgAGCCGGTTAGATTCCTAGACGGGGAGCTATTAGAGCGGTTTCTAGACCAGGACGAGGCAACGCAGAGGGAGATTTGTGAGGGTTTGGGGCCGAGTTTAGAGCACATGAGGAAtgttgtggaggagttgaggcGGATGCACTGAGAGATATCCGTAAAATGTACATGAATTGATCTGCTGTCGATGTTGATAATGACCTCTTCTTCAGTGAGACTCTTCATGAGAATGAGTGATGTCAGCAAGCATGAGTGTCCTGTGGATAGTGTAGTGTAAAGCGGGCTTGGCATGCCACGGGAAGAATCGGAGTCCTTGGGGTCTGTCCAATCACCAGCCAGGCAATTGCAAATTAGCTGCCTCAGGCACGCCACCTTTGCCAGACGTTTGACATTTGGTGCACAGGCCAAGTTCACAACTGGTCGGGAAATGTGGGAACAGCTCGGCCCAGAGAAAGCGAAAGTGAGACTAACCAAAAAACCTCAGTCCACGGACGCCGACGTC from Podospora pseudoanserina strain CBS 124.78 chromosome 6, whole genome shotgun sequence carries:
- a CDS encoding hypothetical protein (COG:L; EggNog:ENOG503NW43): MAYIAPIHRPSSVDHALLANVYSEEEQSLVLSRTNRVEVWRPSPDGLLSQAHTTNVNGTIAMLQKLRPKDAETDLLFVGTDRFEYFTLYWNRETSQMETTNATRDPGEHFMRNSQSLDRAIVDPSGRFIAMHLWEGVMTIARLGTRKTNAAQLDWMGQIRLAELFIKASTFLHNETGHPTVAFLYQTSANAQDSKLATYRLTSDDRNTVASEFNAQKHRIIDITIADAGANMLIPVRKVEEEVKRHNFRNTGSAKPHLGGVVVVGETRLLYIDDVTKATVESKLDKASIFVKWAEYNVQTYFLADDYGSLHLLTINTDGAEVKGMVLTKIGVTSRPSELVYLGNEMLFVASHHGDSRLFQLDLSADKPADKPFLTLIQTISNIGPIMDFAVMDMGNRGGEDSQLGNEYSSGQARIVCGSGVYKDGSLRSVRSGVGLEDVGLLLEDLGQHVRGVFSLRGAVGEGKMDTLAVSFLTETRVFRFDSEGGVEEVGDFMGFGLDCQTLLARNLGGGMILQVTTRGVVLVDAESGVTVATWVPRDENTIINASADGEWLLLSVEGTGLVSISTAGNELQLVKEKDISQQDQVACIHVAPQLQGIGVVGFWTSGTVSIIDLNTLEPMHGESLRQSQDDASIPREVVLVQVASPKVSGPTLFVAMEDGHVVTFNISADFEFSGKKQVILGTRQARLHLLPQDNDSIYSILATTEHPSLIYGEENRIVYSAVTAEEAMFICPFDTEAFPDSIIVATDTQIKISKIDRTRRTHVRELPMGEMVRRIAYSPKEKVFGLGCIKRSLVDGDEVVQSSFRLVDEVIFQPVGKTFQLERTNYVELVEAVVRAELPDSYGNPAERFIVGTSFLPDPDYAMTGEHRGRILVFGIDDNKDPYLILSHLTKGVCRCLEVLDGNKIVAGLAKTVAIARYDETSTTTATLTRLASYKPSTHPIQIAAQGNIIGVADVMKSMTLVEYMPGDKDRLVEVARHWQSAAGTALCHVDGDDWLEADDQGNLMMLRRNADAVVMEDRKIMSVTAEMNLGEMVNRIRAVRVETSRGAMVVPRAFLGTVNGGIYMFGTVAPEAQDLLLRFQEKLARVVHTAGEIDFNCYRAFRNAEREGSEPVRFLDGELLERFLDQDEATQREICEGLGPSLEHMRNVVEELRRMH